One Peptostreptococcaceae bacterium genomic window carries:
- a CDS encoding DMT family transporter, with the protein MLIMGLAMAIVAGIFIAFQGNINALVASQTSIYTVILIPVLTQSAILGAVLLLNRQYVSGVVKIAKVDYGMLLLVISGILGLGIMATITFSIMEIGPVTTYTVAIFSQLFAATLIEHYGLIGVGQNSISPFRILGLILMVVAVKLFYM; encoded by the coding sequence ATGTTGATAATGGGACTTGCAATGGCTATTGTAGCCGGCATTTTCATAGCTTTCCAGGGCAATATAAACGCTTTGGTGGCGTCGCAGACGAGCATATATACAGTGATACTGATACCGGTGCTTACCCAGTCGGCTATTCTTGGAGCCGTTCTGCTTTTGAACAGGCAGTATGTTTCGGGAGTTGTAAAAATTGCAAAGGTAGATTACGGAATGCTGCTTCTTGTAATTTCCGGCATTCTTGGATTGGGCATAATGGCGACAATAACCTTTTCCATAATGGAAATAGGTCCTGTAACCACCTATACTGTTGCCATCTTCAGCCAGCTTTTTGCAGCAACGCTTATAGAACATTATGGACTTATAGGTGTAGGACAAAACAGTATTTCTCCGTTTAGAATATTGGGGCTGATTTTGATGGTGGTAGCTGTGAAGCTTTTCTATATGTGA